The following are from one region of the Pseudodesulfovibrio piezophilus C1TLV30 genome:
- a CDS encoding mechanosensitive ion channel family protein, whose product MEQKLEVAIRFLTGWLNTNVLTVSTGVQWACVAGTFLLAAAIWGGLGRRFSQWVAENVSNVLAGAILRALIGLGNVVGFLILVQVCVAVFHSLGESPRVLEAASNLAVAWIIIRLLTSIMPNRALAKGVEVSVWGVAALSVFGLLEPITTFLEGLSFSVGEASFNALGAIKGLAMAALLLQIASLASRFTVHRIETIKGLTPSLRVLMGKAVRVALYTAAILFAMSSVGIDLTSLAIFSSALGVGIGFGLKTIFSNYVAGIILLMDNSIKPGDTIEVGTVYGVVRAMQGRYASVLTRDGKEYLIPNELLISGEVINWTYSDSNVRLKIPVGIAYDSDVEKALELLGESVKSVRRVLKTPTPSPQLSGFGDSSVDLELRVWIADADQGVANVRSEILLNIWKLFHENDIEFPFPQRDVLLKADSKLAVTLDRDGD is encoded by the coding sequence ATGGAACAGAAGCTGGAAGTTGCAATACGTTTTCTGACAGGCTGGTTGAATACCAATGTCCTGACAGTGAGTACCGGTGTTCAGTGGGCCTGTGTTGCCGGGACTTTTCTGCTGGCCGCAGCCATATGGGGCGGTCTGGGGCGGCGCTTTTCGCAGTGGGTGGCGGAGAACGTTTCCAATGTTTTGGCTGGAGCGATCCTGAGAGCTTTGATCGGCCTGGGCAATGTGGTTGGCTTCCTGATTCTGGTGCAGGTCTGTGTTGCCGTTTTTCATTCCCTTGGAGAAAGTCCTCGCGTTCTTGAAGCAGCGAGTAACCTTGCCGTTGCCTGGATCATTATTCGATTGTTGACCAGTATCATGCCCAATCGTGCCCTTGCTAAAGGGGTCGAAGTCTCTGTCTGGGGCGTGGCCGCATTGAGTGTGTTCGGACTTCTGGAGCCGATCACGACTTTTCTGGAAGGGTTGAGCTTTTCGGTGGGTGAGGCGTCCTTCAATGCGCTTGGGGCCATCAAGGGATTGGCAATGGCGGCTCTGCTTTTGCAGATAGCCTCTCTTGCATCCCGGTTCACCGTGCATCGGATCGAAACCATCAAGGGGTTGACTCCTTCCCTGCGGGTGCTGATGGGGAAAGCCGTTCGAGTTGCCCTGTATACGGCAGCCATTCTTTTCGCCATGTCCAGTGTCGGGATTGATCTTACCAGTCTCGCCATTTTCTCCAGCGCCCTTGGCGTTGGTATTGGTTTTGGTCTCAAGACCATATTTTCCAATTATGTCGCTGGAATAATTCTTCTTATGGACAATTCCATCAAACCTGGCGACACCATCGAGGTCGGGACCGTTTATGGTGTGGTGCGCGCCATGCAGGGGCGATACGCCTCGGTGCTGACCCGTGATGGCAAGGAATATCTTATCCCCAACGAATTGTTGATTTCGGGCGAAGTCATCAACTGGACTTATTCCGATAGCAATGTACGGCTGAAAATTCCGGTGGGGATCGCATATGATTCGGATGTGGAGAAGGCGCTTGAGCTTTTGGGAGAATCCGTGAAATCGGTTCGCCGTGTCTTGAAGACCCCGACTCCGTCTCCTCAGCTTTCTGGCTTCGGCGACAGCTCCGTTGATTTGGAATTGCGGGTCTGGATTGCAGATGCCGACCAAGGCGTTGCCAATGTGCGCAGCGAAATTCTGCTCAATATTTGGAAACTTTTTCATGAAAATGACATTGAGTTCCCATTCCCGCAGCGGGACGTGCTGCTCAAGGCGGATTCAAAACTGGCCGTGACTCTTGATAGGGATGGGGACTAG